From Acropora muricata isolate sample 2 chromosome 14, ASM3666990v1, whole genome shotgun sequence, one genomic window encodes:
- the LOC136897703 gene encoding uncharacterized protein — MKVCYYIDDTLIIAASEAECSANVHKVVRLLGDLGFKINFKKSQLDPVTQLTYLGFILDSSTMTISLPEDKIEKIISKYSQLHQSKIATIRQVAEISGLLVSAFPAVRYLQLFYRSVEACKSRDIPITELAGSDLLWVIENIRKYNGKLLQEPAFSHSIESDASSFGWGARYNTNTTGGRWSIDEAKHHINYLELLAAFHALQCFAPIHSRISLLTDNSMVVGYINKMGGMASPSLNRLTRELWVWCLEREIFVVAQHIPGKDNVYADYHSRNFNERIEWSLNPTVFRWFTQRLWYPEIDLFASRLNAKVKKFVSWRPDPEACAVDAFTIDWKTQLNYAFPPFSLIPRVLSKVQQDQACVLLVAPVWTCQIWYPMLLCLLIERPVLLPRWRNLMTQPHNGKPHPLRHQIHQAVWPVSGESSRIKAFQKTLVRSSSNPGLQELKNNTTNPGESGLAGVIDGRVIFFKHL; from the coding sequence ATGAAAGTTTGCTATTACATAGATGATACTTTAATTATTGCTGCATCTGAGGCAGAATGCTCGGCCAATGTACATAAGGTAGTAAGACTCCTTGGCGACCTGGGTTTCAAGATCAATTTTAAAAAGTCTCAGCTAGATCCTGTGACACAATTGACGTACTTAGGATTCATCCTTGATTCTTCGACTATGACTATATCTCTTCCGGAAGATAAGAttgagaaaattatttcaaagtaTTCTCAGTTACACCAGTCAAAGATAGCTACCATTCGCCAAGTGGCCGAGATTTCCGGCTTGCTCGTATCGGCTTTCCCAGCCGTTCGATACCTTCAACTTTTCTATCGTTCTGTCGAAGCGTGCAAATCGCGAGATATACCCATCACTGAACTAGCTGGTAGCGATTTGTTATGGGTGATTGAAAACATTCGAAAATACAATGGCAAGCTCTTGCAAGAACCCGCCTTTTCCCATTCCATCGAGTCAGATGCCAGTAGTTTCGGTTGGGGCGCTCGGTACAATACGAACACCACGGGTGGACGTTGGTCCATTGACGAAGCCAAACACCATATCAATTATTTAGAGTTATTAGCTGCCTTTCACGCGCTCCAGTGTTTTGCTCCCATTCATTCTAGAATATCTTTGTTGACAGACAATTCCATGGTTGTTGGTTACATAAATAAAATGGGAGGAATGGCTTCTCCGTCCCTTAATCGCCTCACTCGAGAATTATGGGTCTGGTGCCTAGAAAGAGAAATTTTTGTAGTAGCTCAACACATTCCGGGGAAAGACAATGTGTACGCGGACTATCACTCTAGAAATTTCAACGAGAGAATTGAGTGGAGTTTAAATCCAACTGTTTTTCGGTGGTTTACGCAAAGACTCTGGTATCCAGAGATCGACTTATTTGCATCACGACTCAACGCCAAAgttaaaaaatttgtttcatGGCGTCCTGATCCCGAGGCGTGCGCTGTGGATGCTTTTACTATTGACTGGAAAACTCAACTGAATTATGCCTTTCCACCGTTTAGCTTAATTCCCAGAGTGCTGTCCAAGGTCCAGCAAGACCAAGCCTGTGTGTTACTAGTAGCGCCCGTGTGGACATGCCAAATATGGTATCCTATGCTACTTTGTCTGCTGATAGAACGTCCAGTACTACTTCCACGATGGAGGAATCTAATGACTCAACCGCACAACGGCAAGCCTCACCCTCTACGACATCAGATTCACCAAGCCGTGTGGCCTGTGTCCGGCGAGAGCTCGAGAATCAAGGCATTTCAAAAGACGCTTGTGAGGTCATCCTCCAATCCTGGACTCCaggaactcaaaaacaatacaacaaaCCCTGGAGAGAGTGGACTAGCTGGTGTGATCGACGGGCGTGTCATCTTTTTCAAGCACCTGTGA